A genomic stretch from Pochonia chlamydosporia 170 chromosome 4, whole genome shotgun sequence includes:
- a CDS encoding methyltransferase domain-containing protein, with the protein MSDPFSPRDFILGIVAGSVIAVALLSFSTFIFLRTSDVYSLGHWKLNLRTPISSMWMNLGFWKTNDGQPIEHFDEATRALLEKMLKAAGLCVNSGSVTDDKSVAVLDLGFGCGDQPIALAELVSAAKRSQFRYVGLTLDAAQLQTAQRKVDRTLALGNQGDAAGLSHDSFKLFCANAAKPETWGRPIRMSVDSLVAENFTERWLMALDCLYYFSPSRRPTFKLAAKSLDAQLMAFDLILDEEASRWNTLLVRLVGVIMGCPLYTFLTETQYREQLVECGYDSAHIEICDISDHVFSGVSGFLKRQEAALSQYGISLGGYKLAGRLFEWFDRTRVVRAAIVVGRTKGEAE; encoded by the exons ATGTCCGAccccttctctccaagggacttcatcctcggcatTGTTGCCGGCTCTGTCATCGCAGTCGCCCTCCTATCCTTCAGTACCTTCATTTTTCTCCGTACTAGCGACGTCTACTCCCTCGGCCACTGGAAACTTAATCTCAGAACCCCCATAAGCTCCATGTGGATGAACCTGGGATTTTG GAAAACGAATGATGGACAGCCAATTGAACATTTTGACGAAGCAACGCGTGCTCTTTTAGAAAAGATGCTAAAAGCGGCCGGGCTGTGCGTAAATTCCGGCTCGGTAACTGATGATAAGTCTGTTGCAGTGCTAGATTTGGGATTTGGCTGCGGCGATCAGCCTATTGCGCTGGCCGAGTTGGTCAGCGCAGCAAAAAGGTCACAATTTCGCTACGTGGGCCTTACATTAGATGCAGCGCAGCTTCAAACTGCACAGAGAAAAGTCGACAGAACACTTGCACTTGGCAATCAAGGAGACGCGGCTGGACTGTCCCATGACTCGTTCAAGTTGTTTTGTGCCAATGCAGCAAAGCCCGAAACATGGGGTAGGCCAATTCGCATGTCCGTGGATAGCCTCGTGGCCGAAAATTTCACTGAACGCTGGCTCATGGCTTTGGATTGTCTATATTACTTCTCACCATCTAGACGCCCGACATTCAAGCTTGCTGCTAAGTCATTGGACGCACAACTCATGGCTTTCGATTTGATTTTAGATGAGGAGGCGTCTAGATGGAACACCCTGCTGGTGAGGCTGGTTGGAGTCATCATGGGCTGTCCTCTGTATACCTTCCTGACAGAGACCCAGTATAGAGAGCAGTTGGTTGAGTGCGGTTATGACTCGGCACATATTGAGATTTGTGACATTTCGGATCATGTGTTTTCTGGCGTTTCAGGGTTCCTGAAAAGGCAGGAAGCTGCACTGAGTCAGTACGGCATTTCGTTGGGCGGCTACAAACTCGCCGGGAGGCTGTTTGAGTGGTTCGACAGAACGAGAGTCGTCCGAGCCGCCATTGTGGTTGGGCGAACAAAGGGCGAAGCCGAATAG
- a CDS encoding cyclin-related protein (similar to Cordyceps militaris CM01 XP_006674260.1), producing the protein MATEDERYRQSSQFKLWSFSPASLQELREKTNSLAKQQITPRIDPVPDFLTPEEESQLVKFFTIELIRAAQFCELPTEIRSTAAIFLRRFYITNSVMTYPPTELLKTSLFFGCKAEGFYIRLAKLAEKFPNTTSDQILAGEYLLCQGIRFAFDVRHPFRPLEGAILQLRMRLPDEETRITNAHHKAREILKFSALVTDVYFHFTPSQIMLASLLMVDSGLVDILLPKPAEDGKLDGDKATGIHTDIYEKIMTTVESCRAMLEDEPPERMTEYWGTPEIVKSMKPLRKKLQRCRDPDRADLVALQRARREQAVAKPKKPTGTNDGAVFGDAESRDPKRRKVTGTDDMFGPALGQ; encoded by the exons ATGGCCACCGAAGATGAGCGATACCGGCAGTCAAGCCAATTTAAGCTGTGGTCCTTCTCACCAGCTAGCTTGCAGGAATTGCGCGAGAAGACAAATTCCTTGGCGAAACAGCAAATCACACCTCGGATAGACCCCGTCCCCGACTTTCTAACGCCAGAAGAGGAATCTCAACTTGTCAAATTCTTCACCATTGAGCTCATCCGAGCCGCCCAGTTCTGTGAACTGCCTACCGAAATTCGATCAACAGCGGCGATCTTTCTACGACGATTTTACATCACTAACTCTGTTATGACGTACCCCCCGACCGAGCTACTTAAAACATCTTTATTCTTTGGGTGTAAAGCAGAAGGCTTTTACATCAGGCTTGCTAAGCTGGCTGAGAAATTTCCAAACACGACGAGCGACCAGATTCTTGCTGGCGAATATTTACTATGTCAGGGCATCAGATTTGCGTTTGATGTACGGCATCCGTTTAGACCTCTGGAAGGGGCTATCTTACAGCTGAGAATGAGGCTTCCGGATGAAGAAACGAGGATAACCAATGCCCATCACAAGGCCCGGGAGATCCTCAAGTTTAGCGCGTTAGTCACGGATGTGTATTTCCACTTCACGCCCAGTCAAATCATGCTTGCTTCGCTATTGATGGTAGACTCGGGACTTGTGGATATTCTGCTGCCCAAGCCAGCGGAGGATGGTAAATTGGATGGAGACAAAGCTACTGGTATACATACGGATATCTATGAAAAGATCATGACCACTGTCGAGAGCTGCCGTGCCATGCTGGAAGACGAGCCGCCGGAAAGAATGACGGAATACTGGGGGACC CCGGAGATTGTCAAGTCCATGAAGccactgaggaagaagcttcaaCGATGCCGAGATCCAGACCGAGCTGACCTGGTTGCTTTGCAACGGGCACGACGCGAACAAGCTGTTGCGAAACCTAAAAAGCCGACTGGTACAAACGACGGAGCAGTTTTTGGTGATGCCGAGTCCAGAGACCCCAAACGGCGGAAAGTTACTGGCACAGACGACATGTTTGGTCCGGCGCTGGGACAatga
- a CDS encoding BAR domain-containing protein (similar to Metarhizium acridum CQMa 102 XP_007815695.1), translated as MSFAKKLDRAVQWAGEKMGSEAKTTHSDEFQRLEAEMTLRQDGMESLHKATTAYSKWISRRCDASEDKSRSTPTTVLGRAMVAHGNDFEPESEFGNSLAAVGRANERISNLHSNYAEDVNANWLHHLDRNVAMMKEYQAARKRLEGRRLAYDTSVAKMHKAKRDDFRIEEEMRVSRTKFDDASEDVMRRMQDIQDAEAESINALNSFLEAQLNYHERAAEELRRVRQSIVEGGRSDSPVMEDARMSRVRSNTSRSWHNTRQVSSEQLSPTERLPIRRLASSQAAPPPPLPAPSQDPRQSFVRAATFGARTPLASAGARVPSLARTATETSSHTNHSEDVFRDDESTGSGDGSVGWGNRSASSATSYDSLSRITSGHETKKAPPPPPPVNRAKKPPPPPVPARRAHLGQH; from the exons ATGTCGTTCGCCAAGAAGTTGGACCGCGCCGTCCAATGGGCTGGTGAAAAGATGGGCTCAGAAGCCAAAACTACACATTCAGACGAGTTCCAGAGGTTAGAAGCCGAGATGACGCTTCGCCAGGATG GAATGGAAAGCCTACACAAAGCGACTACCGCTTACTCCAAATGGATCTCTCGTCGATGTGATGCATCTGAAGACAAGAGCAGATCGACGCCAACCACCGTCCTCGGTCGTGCCATGGTAGCCCATGGTAACGATTTTGAGCCAGAGTCAGAATTTGGCAACTCTCTTGCAGCTGTTGGCCGAGCCAACGAGCGCATTTCCAATCTTCACAGCAACTACGCAGAGGATGTCAATGCCAATTGGCTCCACCATCTGGACCGCAATGTCGCCATGATGAAAGAGTATCAA GCCGCTCGCAAGAGGCTTGAAGGCCGGCGTCTCGCCTACGATACTAGTGTTGCCAAAATGCACAAGGCTAAGCGTGATGACTTCCGTATTGAGGAAGAAATGCGTGTCAGCAGAACAAAATTTGACGATGCTAGTGAGGACGTCATGCGTCGTATGCAGGACATTCAAGACGCCGAGGCGGAGTCGATTAATGCACTTAACTCATTCCTTGAGGCCCAGCTCAATTACCACGAAAGAGCTGCCGAGGAACTTCGACGTGTTCGTCAGTCAATTGTTGAGGGTGGTCGATCAGATTCTCCAGTCATGGAAGACGCTCGCATGTCCCGCGTTCGTTCCAATACCTCTCGGTCTTGGCACAATACGAGGCAAGTTTCTTCAGAGCAACTGAGCCCGACAGAAAGACTCCCGATCCGACGCTTGGCAAGCTCCCAAGCCGcacctccccctcctctgCCAGCACCGTCTCAAGATCCACGGCAATCATTCGTCCGAGCAGCTACATTTGGAGCACGAACTCCGTTAGCATCGGCAGGCGCTAGAGTACCATCCCTGGCCCGTACGGCCACTGAGACGAGTTCCCACACCAACCACTCAGAAGACGTATTCCGAGACGATGAATCAACTGGCAGTGGCGATGGAAGTGTTGGATGGGGCAATCGTAGTGCGAGTTCCGCTACCAGCTACGACAGTCTTTCTCGGATCACTAGCGGGCATGAAACCAAAaaggctcctcctcctcctccacccgTGAATAGAGCAAAGAAgccccctccaccaccgGTACCAGCTAGACGGGCTCATTTGGGGCAGCACTGA
- a CDS encoding glycoside hydrolase family 64 (similar to Trichoderma reesei QM6a XP_006968670.1) yields MRVLSLITVLLGAASATPSPLLARAVDEGFTIANAGGAEDVVIGKENMLNGTYHSDETATVSEADFGVAAAKLPFNLVNNFGGGAVKAYIAGLDGNGKVVFVKSDGSLLYPSSRGSAVPVEINNNDIAINLPGRGQTFKISLPIPIHSGRVYFAAGQLKFFMVKIPGGDGLVQPSVANLKDPSVETNWGFVEFTYTKEGAIYANISYVDFVGFILSMSLSAKDGTPKQLTKGLDSNAVTAICNGLSAQSKKDGRNWKAMCIANKSGAPIRVLSPQNYNVVKPADFKNYWQGYVDKVWSKYSSSPLVIDTQMSAKKVNCRVKGAQMSCDGDNKPYNKPTAGDIWGCDSGTFGKTGGENQVHLAVIARLCAAFHRSTLLVKDGNVQPKLKASGYYKEEPTNHYSRLVHLHEVDGKGYAFPYDDVNPDGENASGVVSSGRPDTLTVYFGAPPK; encoded by the coding sequence ATGCGCGTTCTATCACTGATTACCGTCCTCTTGGGGGCAGCTTCAGCTACCCCCTCGCCGCTCCTAGCAAGGGCGGTTGACGAGGGTTTCACCATTGCCAATGCTGGCGGTGCCGAAGATGTCGTCATTGGAAAGGAGAATATGCTCAACGGCACGTATCACAGTGACGAGACAGCAACAGTCAGCGAGGCAGACTTTGGAGTAGCTGCTGCGAAGTTGCCATTCAATCTagtcaacaactttggcggcggcgcagTCAAGGCATACATCGCAGGCCTAGATGGCAACGGAAAGGTCGTTTTCGTCAAATCCGACGGCAGCCTTTTATACCCCAGTTCACGGGGTTCTGCCGTCCCGGTCGAGATTaacaacaatgacattgccatcaacttgcCTGGCCGTGGTCAAACCTTCAAGATCAGCCTGCCTATTCCCATCCACTCTGGCCGTGTCTACTTTGCTGCTGGCCAGCTGAAGTTTTTCATGGTCAAGATCCCCGGCGGTGATGGACTGGTTCAACCCTCCGTTGCAAACTTGAAGGACCCAAGTGTTGAAACCAACTGGGGTTTCGTTGAGTTCACCTACACCAAGGAAGGAGCTATCTATGCAAACATTAGCTATGTTGATTTCGTTGGCTTCATTCTCAGCATGTCACTGTCCGCCAAGGATGGCACCCCCAAGCAGCTGACCAAGGGCTTGGACAGCAACGCCGTGACAGCCatttgcaatggcttgtCAGCCCAGTCCAAGAAGGATGGCCGCAACTGGAAGGCCATGTGTATTGCgaacaagtctggtgcgCCGATTCGCGTCCTGTCTCCCCAAAACTACAATGTGGTTAAGCCTGCCGACTTCAAGAACTACTGGCAGGGATACGTCGACAAGGTCTGGAGCAAGTACAGCAGCAGCCCTCTTGTCATTGATACTCAGATGTCCGCCAAGAAAGTCAATTGCCGAGTCAAGGGCGCTCAAATGTCCTGTGACGGCGATAACAAGCCCTATAACAAGCCCACTGCCGGAGATATCTGGGGCTGCGACAGCGGTACCTTTGGTAAGACGGGCGGAGAAAACCAGGTGCACTTGGCTGTCATTGCTCGTCTATGCGCTGCCTTTCACCGATCTACTTTGCTGGTTAAGGACGGCAATGTCCAGCCAAAACTTAAAGCCTCTGGCTACTACAAGGAggagccaaccaaccactACAGCCGCCTTGTTCATCTGCACGAGGTCGATGGTAAGGGATACGCCTTCCCGTACGATGATGTCAATCCTGATGGGGAGAATGCCTCTGGCGTCGTCTCGTCCGGTCGCCCAGATACCTTGACCGTCTACTTTGGTGCTCCTCCCAAATAA